Proteins found in one Seonamhaeicola sp. S2-3 genomic segment:
- a CDS encoding sulfatase: MKFFKLIVILCLSITSCQTKNKETKKNVAINSELPERPNILWLVTEDMGAYIPPFGDSTVVTPNLSKLANEGVIYPNLYSTSGVCAPSRAAIATGMYPSSIGANHMRTNSYNDEIGVPKYEAVPPTDVKMISELLRKQGYYCSNNYKEDYQFKAPKTAWDESSPYAHWRNRAANQPFFSVFNFTETHESGLFEPYGFREIETRHYHSGDRNYKWKNFGASHAKNRMAEEDTPVHLSKDTDFNIPPYLADTKVTRRDMWKAYNNIAEMDHQIGAVLKQLEADGLLENTIIFFYGDHGGPLPREKRLIYDSGLNTPMIIRFPKKMHAGTKDNQLISFVDFAPTLLSLIGEEPKPYMQGQAFLGKYKAKERQYIHAAADRFDGFTDAIRAVRDSQYKYIRNYRPEQGYYLPVAYREKIPAMQELLRLKEEGKLNDIQMQWFREKKPVEELFDCKNDPYELNNLAEDPNYKEKLDELSSEMDRWLTEIGDTPNLDEGKLVKRLWGGNDSQPKTSEPTITVNNGKLKISCETTGASIGYKVIKDGKTPQSWAIYQNPIELPKGTKLMVQAHRIGFKPSKTVEFN; this comes from the coding sequence ATGAAATTCTTTAAATTAATAGTAATACTTTGTTTAAGTATTACAAGTTGCCAAACAAAAAACAAGGAAACAAAAAAAAACGTAGCAATTAATTCTGAACTTCCCGAACGCCCAAATATACTTTGGTTAGTAACCGAAGATATGGGAGCATACATCCCACCATTTGGAGATTCTACCGTAGTAACTCCAAACTTAAGTAAATTAGCTAACGAAGGCGTAATCTATCCAAATTTATATTCCACTTCTGGTGTTTGTGCTCCAAGTAGAGCTGCCATCGCTACAGGTATGTATCCATCTAGTATTGGTGCTAACCATATGCGCACCAATTCTTATAATGATGAAATAGGTGTGCCAAAATATGAAGCTGTACCACCTACAGATGTTAAAATGATTAGTGAGTTGCTACGTAAGCAAGGTTACTATTGCTCTAATAATTATAAAGAAGATTATCAATTTAAAGCACCAAAAACAGCATGGGATGAAAGTAGTCCTTACGCACATTGGAGAAATAGAGCGGCAAATCAGCCATTTTTTTCAGTATTTAATTTTACAGAAACCCATGAGTCGGGATTGTTTGAGCCTTACGGATTTAGAGAAATAGAAACAAGACATTACCACTCGGGAGACCGAAACTATAAATGGAAAAATTTTGGAGCTTCGCATGCCAAAAATAGGATGGCAGAAGAAGATACGCCTGTGCACCTTTCAAAAGATACAGACTTTAATATTCCACCATATTTAGCAGATACTAAAGTAACACGTCGAGACATGTGGAAGGCTTATAACAATATAGCTGAAATGGATCACCAAATTGGAGCTGTTTTAAAACAATTGGAGGCAGACGGATTGCTTGAAAATACCATTATTTTCTTTTATGGCGACCATGGCGGACCTTTACCAAGAGAAAAACGATTAATTTACGATTCTGGATTAAACACACCAATGATTATACGTTTTCCAAAAAAAATGCACGCAGGAACAAAAGACAATCAACTTATAAGTTTTGTTGATTTTGCACCTACATTATTATCTTTAATAGGAGAGGAACCAAAGCCTTATATGCAGGGGCAAGCATTTTTAGGAAAATACAAAGCTAAAGAACGACAATACATTCATGCTGCGGCCGATAGATTTGATGGATTTACCGATGCTATTCGTGCCGTAAGAGATAGTCAGTATAAGTACATTAGAAATTATAGACCTGAGCAGGGATATTATTTACCAGTAGCATACAGAGAAAAAATTCCAGCTATGCAGGAGTTGTTAAGACTTAAAGAAGAAGGGAAATTAAATGATATTCAAATGCAATGGTTTAGAGAGAAAAAACCAGTTGAAGAGTTATTCGATTGTAAAAACGACCCTTATGAGCTAAACAATTTAGCCGAAGACCCAAATTACAAAGAGAAACTTGATGAATTAAGCTCAGAAATGGATAGGTGGTTAACCGAAATTGGAGATACTCCAAATCTTGATGAAGGAAAATTAGTAAAGCGTTTGTGGGGCGGGAATGATAGTCAGCCTAAAACATCCGAACCTACGATCACTGTAAACAATGGAAAGCTAAAAATAAGTTGTGAAACTACAGGGGCTTCAATTGGGTATAAAGTAATTAAGGACGGTAAAACACCGCAGTCATGGGCAATTTATCAGAACCCTATTGAGTTACCTAAAGGTACAAAACTAATGGTTCAAGCACATCGTATAGGGTTTAAGCCAAGTAAAACAGTAGAATTTAATTAA
- a CDS encoding glycoside hydrolase family 2 yields the protein MKKLFSFLITAFTFISIVYAQQVRHIETYNDAWSFYKGSLENPFSEALDINWEKVTLPHSWNTKDILDDEDGYYRGDGWYKKTAIIPKIYHNQQVFLLFEAANQVTSLYVNGKAVGEDHIGGYTTFARDITSALKEGTNEIAIKVNNAHNDEIIPQAADFSFYGGIYRDVHLIITKPVHFEVANLGANAIFIRTPEVSESSAKISVQSKVVRPKKGTYYVKQTLYDAQNNLVKTMKSKASYGNEVFSDFSISNPNLWSPESPYLYKLVSEIIDKKGNVYDRIENLVGFRWFRFDAKKGFFINGKQTKLIGTCRHQDFLGKANAVSDEIHRNDMRLLKEMGSNFLRIAHYPQDPAILEMCNKLGLVATLEIPFVDKAAANETGKQNSIKMLKEAIRFNYNNPAIVAWNLGNETTMKAPDKLGEAYTKHFVETHKVLGKTIKDEDDTRYSYCVFFREPAYQDKLGIRLTDLVGYNKYYGWYVEELKDIDKNLRSLVERSLALNPDKPFILSEYGGGADPRIRSYNPTRFDFSVEYQFELHKAYMKTILDMPEIVGANVWNYADFQVEHRKDAVPHINSKGLVSADRKKKDAYYLYQALLKKTPFLAIASKSWKKRAGIADAVGGDVATQPITVVGNGKDVELFVNGTSLGKKVFDFSTATFNVPLKHGNNLIEVVSEKEGELLKDFAIIEFTLQPKNLKSETNPFKEIAINVGSYCYFIETDNIDYLWMPDKAYEKGGYGYVGGDFLRFKSKRRNNIGTNVSVKGTENDPIYQTQRIGIEAYKFDVPKGTYELSILLAELKTKEDNIMDIVVNEKPVWSDINLKKQYGDDRGVMKRFLITVENDKGLTVSFNAKKGKTRLSGIKLRRVN from the coding sequence ATGAAGAAATTATTTTCATTTTTAATCACAGCTTTTACTTTTATTAGTATTGTTTATGCACAACAGGTAAGACACATTGAAACTTATAATGATGCTTGGAGTTTCTATAAAGGAAGTTTAGAAAACCCCTTTAGTGAAGCACTTGATATTAATTGGGAAAAAGTAACCCTCCCCCATTCTTGGAATACTAAAGATATTTTAGATGATGAAGATGGTTATTATCGTGGAGATGGTTGGTATAAAAAAACGGCTATAATTCCTAAGATTTACCACAATCAACAAGTGTTTTTGTTATTTGAGGCGGCCAATCAAGTAACGTCGTTATATGTAAATGGTAAGGCAGTAGGTGAAGATCATATTGGAGGCTATACTACATTTGCCAGAGATATTACCTCAGCATTAAAAGAAGGAACAAACGAAATAGCTATTAAAGTAAACAATGCACATAATGACGAAATTATACCACAAGCAGCCGATTTTTCATTTTATGGTGGTATTTACAGAGATGTGCATTTAATCATTACCAAACCTGTTCATTTTGAAGTGGCTAATTTAGGAGCAAATGCTATTTTTATTAGAACTCCAGAAGTTTCAGAATCTTCGGCTAAAATTTCAGTACAATCTAAAGTTGTAAGGCCTAAAAAAGGCACGTACTATGTAAAACAAACCTTATATGACGCCCAAAACAACTTAGTAAAAACAATGAAGTCGAAAGCGTCTTATGGAAACGAGGTGTTTAGTGATTTTTCTATCTCTAATCCAAATTTATGGTCTCCAGAAAGTCCATATTTATATAAATTGGTTTCAGAAATAATAGATAAAAAAGGTAATGTATACGATAGAATTGAAAACCTTGTAGGATTTAGATGGTTTCGTTTCGATGCAAAAAAAGGCTTCTTTATCAATGGAAAACAAACCAAACTTATTGGAACGTGCAGACATCAAGATTTTCTAGGAAAAGCCAATGCAGTTAGTGATGAAATTCATAGAAATGATATGAGGTTACTTAAAGAAATGGGGTCTAATTTTTTACGAATTGCCCATTATCCGCAAGATCCAGCTATTTTAGAAATGTGCAATAAATTAGGGCTAGTTGCTACTCTCGAAATTCCTTTTGTAGATAAAGCTGCAGCCAACGAAACCGGAAAGCAAAATAGCATAAAAATGCTCAAGGAAGCCATTCGTTTTAATTACAACAACCCTGCTATTGTGGCTTGGAATTTAGGGAACGAAACTACAATGAAAGCTCCTGATAAACTAGGAGAGGCGTACACCAAACACTTTGTAGAAACGCACAAAGTTTTAGGAAAAACCATAAAAGATGAAGATGACACCCGGTACTCTTACTGTGTGTTTTTTAGAGAACCAGCATACCAAGATAAACTAGGAATAAGATTAACCGATTTGGTAGGATACAATAAGTATTACGGCTGGTATGTTGAAGAATTAAAAGATATTGATAAAAACCTAAGAAGTTTAGTAGAACGTTCTTTGGCATTAAATCCCGATAAACCTTTTATTTTAAGTGAGTATGGCGGTGGAGCAGACCCTAGAATACGCTCTTACAATCCTACTCGATTCGACTTTAGTGTAGAATATCAATTTGAACTTCATAAGGCTTATATGAAAACCATTTTAGATATGCCAGAAATTGTGGGAGCAAATGTTTGGAATTATGCCGATTTTCAGGTAGAACACCGAAAAGATGCCGTACCGCATATTAATAGTAAAGGTTTAGTTTCTGCCGATAGAAAGAAAAAAGATGCGTATTACTTATATCAAGCATTATTAAAGAAAACGCCATTTTTGGCAATAGCCTCTAAGTCTTGGAAAAAAAGAGCTGGAATAGCAGATGCCGTAGGAGGCGACGTTGCTACACAACCAATAACAGTGGTTGGCAATGGAAAAGATGTGGAATTGTTTGTAAACGGAACTTCGCTAGGTAAAAAAGTATTTGATTTTTCTACAGCTACTTTCAATGTGCCTTTAAAGCATGGAAATAACTTAATTGAAGTTGTTTCTGAGAAAGAAGGAGAACTATTAAAAGATTTTGCAATTATAGAGTTTACACTTCAGCCTAAGAACTTAAAAAGTGAAACCAATCCGTTTAAGGAAATAGCCATAAATGTTGGTTCATACTGTTATTTTATTGAAACCGATAATATAGATTATTTATGGATGCCCGATAAAGCTTATGAAAAAGGCGGTTATGGTTATGTAGGTGGTGATTTTTTAAGATTTAAAAGTAAACGAAGAAATAATATTGGAACTAACGTAAGTGTTAAAGGAACAGAGAACGACCCTATTTACCAAACGCAGCGTATTGGTATTGAGGCCTATAAATTTGATGTTCCTAAAGGAACCTATGAATTGTCTATACTTTTAGCAGAATTAAAAACCAAGGAAGATAATATCATGGATATTGTGGTAAATGAGAAGCCTGTTTGGAGCGATATAAACCTTAAAAAGCAATATGGAGACGACCGCGGTGTAATGAAACGTTTTTTAATTACGGTTGAAAATGATAAAGGTCTAACAGTAAGCTTTAATGCTAAAAAAGGAAAGACAAGACTTAGCGGTATAAAATTAAGAAGAGTAAATTAG
- a CDS encoding glycosyl hydrolase encodes MDKILNIFLVFLILSCQSKHREKLVKEPEIAFNELSENFKSPANKYRPETWFHLNGNNISKEGLTLDLEAIKEAGLQGVHLFNKAGRPYPNVKPIEILSPEWEDMIRHAANECKRLGLKFTMQNCPGWSMTGGPWVPVEEAQREVVETVYYVSGKQIFNDILEIDSLYHTPDYNYQDIQVLAFPTPEGDDTPPFKPTLIETNNTAVPWKDIFNPDAKIIVTRKTTRLDQPLNTYRKQGISKVNNQDSWVKTTFDSPITLRTIQLPQLRHIIMGTQYPQVDVAIKVEALIDNKLTEITTVNIPDANWNDRRKHLTLAIPETTSNKFVFTFKGTHTIAPEVIRLSAKPKLHNHEAKAAKVLRRLEKDVQYAYNEKTFINLNDIVNLTDKMNSEGKLNWEVPEGRWTVVRFGHINMRLTNKPAVPEATGWESSKLDKVAIENHLRKGMIGNLIKEGGPIGDGKLQGLLIDSWESHVPTWTMHSEDMFKEFENRRGYSMKKYLPATMGYIIESPKVTAKFLRDLRHTMDDLFIDNFFKHFATVAHDMGVEVYTEGAGGEVLPIDPMRYYGVSDNPMTEFWYPSAPSAQNEYAKPIYNAASATHLYNKPILAAEACTQVGVKWDEHPFSVKYLIDYNFAKGVNHLVFHTFSHTPQTNVQPGSSFGGNIGFPLVREQTWWKYMSNWTDYLTRNQYVLQQGEYVADVLRYYGDHYERPPFDLDYFPKGYRFDYLNAEILHDKVSVKNGRIHVKGAGDYQIITLRDSRQMLLSTIKKLKTLVEAGAVILGDKPVDSPSLMDDENDLITLRAIADELWDNTESGVKQVGKGKVYWGKTLEEVFKEEHIAPDVIVPKDLDINWIHRETADAHIYFVASKHKKPIDVAVSFRVNNLSPEIWDAFTGEQKDAMVWSRENNRTNVTLSLPESGSAIVVFSKEDKTALASKVTLNEQVILNSKTGWFKIHDVADFPKLSRKGNVFVASVSGDYVFHQNGNKITKTISVEDITLQKDWNLQFEKGWDTPEAIQLPELKSLTSLENKAIQHYSGTMTYSKSFQLEEIVKHTILDLGEVANIAEVWCNGKKIGVKWAPPFVFDITKAIQKGKNTLEIKITNTWRNQLIFDNLRAKDNKKTWTTSPPKKDETELEDSGLIGSVVLKLVH; translated from the coding sequence ATGGATAAGATTTTAAACATTTTTCTAGTATTTCTAATTTTAAGTTGCCAGTCAAAACACAGAGAAAAATTAGTTAAAGAACCTGAAATAGCTTTCAATGAATTGTCAGAGAACTTTAAGTCACCCGCTAATAAATACCGTCCTGAAACTTGGTTTCATCTAAATGGAAACAACATTAGTAAAGAAGGTTTAACATTAGATTTAGAAGCTATAAAAGAAGCAGGGTTACAAGGCGTACACCTATTTAATAAAGCAGGAAGGCCTTATCCAAACGTAAAACCTATAGAGATTTTATCTCCCGAATGGGAAGATATGATTAGGCATGCAGCCAATGAATGTAAACGGTTAGGTTTAAAATTTACCATGCAAAATTGTCCAGGTTGGTCTATGACTGGTGGTCCTTGGGTGCCCGTTGAAGAAGCACAACGCGAAGTGGTTGAAACGGTTTATTACGTTTCTGGTAAACAAATTTTTAATGATATACTTGAGATAGATTCATTGTATCATACACCAGATTACAATTATCAAGACATTCAAGTATTAGCTTTTCCAACCCCAGAAGGGGATGATACGCCTCCTTTCAAACCTACTTTAATAGAAACTAATAACACAGCTGTACCATGGAAGGACATTTTTAATCCAGATGCTAAAATAATTGTAACTCGAAAAACTACGCGTTTAGATCAACCCTTAAATACATACAGAAAACAAGGTATTTCAAAAGTAAATAATCAAGATTCTTGGGTTAAGACAACATTTGATAGTCCTATTACATTACGTACTATACAGCTTCCGCAATTAAGGCATATTATTATGGGTACCCAATATCCGCAAGTAGATGTAGCTATTAAAGTTGAAGCCCTTATTGATAATAAACTAACAGAAATAACAACAGTAAATATCCCCGATGCTAACTGGAACGATAGGCGAAAACATTTAACTTTAGCTATTCCAGAAACCACTTCAAACAAATTTGTGTTTACTTTTAAAGGCACACATACTATAGCACCAGAAGTTATCCGGCTAAGTGCAAAACCCAAACTTCATAACCATGAAGCTAAGGCCGCAAAAGTACTGCGCCGTCTTGAAAAGGATGTGCAGTATGCGTACAATGAAAAAACCTTTATAAATCTCAATGATATAGTAAATTTAACGGATAAAATGAATTCGGAAGGTAAACTAAATTGGGAAGTTCCCGAAGGCCGTTGGACGGTGGTTCGGTTCGGGCATATCAATATGCGATTAACCAATAAACCTGCCGTTCCTGAAGCCACTGGTTGGGAATCAAGTAAACTTGATAAAGTTGCTATAGAAAATCATTTACGAAAAGGGATGATAGGTAATTTAATTAAAGAAGGTGGCCCTATTGGAGATGGTAAATTGCAAGGGCTATTAATTGATAGTTGGGAAAGTCACGTGCCTACATGGACCATGCATTCTGAAGATATGTTCAAAGAATTTGAAAACCGTAGAGGCTATAGTATGAAAAAATACTTGCCAGCCACTATGGGCTATATTATTGAAAGTCCAAAAGTAACTGCTAAATTTTTAAGAGATTTACGGCACACCATGGATGACCTATTTATAGATAATTTCTTTAAACATTTTGCAACCGTAGCTCACGATATGGGGGTTGAAGTTTATACCGAAGGCGCAGGAGGCGAAGTGTTGCCAATAGATCCTATGCGGTATTATGGCGTTAGCGACAACCCAATGACCGAGTTTTGGTACCCAAGTGCACCATCAGCACAAAATGAATATGCTAAACCTATTTACAATGCAGCATCAGCAACACATTTATATAATAAACCAATACTTGCTGCAGAGGCTTGTACCCAAGTAGGAGTAAAATGGGACGAACATCCATTTTCTGTAAAATATTTAATAGACTATAATTTTGCAAAAGGAGTAAACCATTTGGTGTTTCACACGTTTTCGCATACACCACAAACCAATGTGCAACCAGGGTCTAGTTTTGGAGGGAATATAGGGTTTCCCTTAGTACGAGAGCAAACTTGGTGGAAATACATGTCTAACTGGACCGATTATTTAACCAGAAATCAATATGTATTGCAACAAGGTGAGTATGTGGCCGATGTGCTTAGGTATTATGGCGATCATTATGAGCGTCCGCCATTCGATTTAGATTATTTTCCTAAAGGCTACAGATTTGATTATTTAAATGCAGAAATTTTACATGATAAAGTAAGTGTAAAAAATGGAAGGATACATGTTAAGGGTGCTGGTGATTACCAAATTATTACATTAAGAGATTCTAGGCAAATGTTACTTTCTACCATAAAAAAGTTAAAAACTTTGGTAGAAGCAGGTGCCGTAATTTTGGGAGACAAACCTGTAGATTCACCTAGTTTGATGGATGATGAAAACGATTTAATAACACTTAGAGCTATTGCCGATGAGTTATGGGATAATACGGAAAGCGGAGTAAAACAAGTAGGTAAAGGAAAAGTATATTGGGGTAAAACATTGGAAGAGGTATTTAAAGAAGAGCATATCGCTCCTGATGTTATTGTTCCAAAAGATTTAGACATCAATTGGATACATAGAGAAACTGCCGATGCGCATATTTATTTTGTAGCTTCAAAACACAAAAAACCAATAGATGTTGCGGTAAGTTTTAGGGTGAATAACCTAAGTCCAGAAATTTGGGATGCGTTTACAGGAGAACAGAAGGACGCCATGGTTTGGAGTCGGGAAAATAATAGAACAAATGTAACTTTATCATTACCAGAAAGCGGTAGTGCAATTGTGGTGTTTTCAAAAGAAGATAAAACGGCTTTAGCTTCAAAAGTAACACTAAATGAACAGGTTATTTTAAATTCAAAGACAGGTTGGTTTAAGATTCATGATGTTGCTGATTTTCCAAAATTATCAAGAAAGGGAAATGTGTTTGTAGCTTCCGTTTCGGGAGATTATGTCTTTCATCAAAATGGAAACAAAATAACTAAAACGATTTCTGTTGAAGACATAACACTTCAAAAGGATTGGAACTTACAGTTTGAAAAAGGCTGGGATACGCCTGAAGCGATTCAACTTCCAGAATTAAAATCTTTAACAAGTTTAGAGAATAAAGCTATTCAGCATTATTCAGGAACCATGACGTATTCAAAATCATTTCAACTAGAAGAAATAGTTAAACATACAATTTTAGATTTAGGGGAGGTGGCTAACATTGCAGAAGTATGGTGTAATGGTAAAAAAATAGGCGTAAAATGGGCCCCACCTTTTGTGTTTGATATTACAAAAGCAATTCAAAAAGGCAAAAATACTTTAGAAATAAAGATAACCAATACGTGGCGTAACCAGCTTATTTTTGATAATTTAAGAGCAAAAGATAATAAAAAAACATGGACTACGAGCCCTCCTAAAAAGGATGAAACTGAATTAGAAGATTCTGGTTTAATTGGTTCCGTGGTTCTTAAACTTGTTCATTAG
- a CDS encoding esterase family protein: MKKKIAHTIVLLFISVLCFSQNGKIHENQIFKSKTLSKDVKYNIYLPSGYNQAKDLPVLYYLHGFGGNHFSSSKFIKIVDSLISKHNFPKLIIVSPKTDKTWYMDNIEGTIKYSTMFISEFIPFIKEKYAVTNSPKQTMIAGNSMGGFGALRFSMLYPNIFGICLGFQSAIDTDYQFKNMPESDYQKFHQHIYGKKDTRDAYVNDFFYKNQPLYMAKELSAEALNSVKWYIQCCDNDYHSGPNAELHIVFRNKKVEHEYRVLDGKHSNECVTRSYNDALKFIQKNLSGNSF, encoded by the coding sequence ATGAAAAAGAAGATAGCTCATACCATAGTTTTGTTATTCATAAGTGTTTTGTGTTTTTCACAAAACGGAAAAATTCATGAAAATCAAATTTTTAAAAGCAAAACCTTGTCAAAAGATGTTAAGTATAACATCTACTTACCTTCAGGGTATAACCAAGCCAAAGACCTGCCTGTACTGTATTATTTACATGGTTTTGGAGGGAATCACTTTTCATCATCAAAGTTTATAAAAATTGTAGATTCGTTAATAAGCAAACATAACTTTCCAAAATTAATAATTGTATCACCTAAGACTGATAAAACGTGGTATATGGATAATATCGAAGGAACTATAAAGTATAGTACTATGTTTATTAGTGAATTTATTCCGTTTATTAAAGAAAAATACGCTGTTACAAATAGCCCAAAACAAACCATGATTGCAGGAAATTCTATGGGTGGATTTGGGGCACTTCGTTTTTCAATGTTATATCCAAATATTTTTGGAATATGTTTAGGTTTTCAATCTGCAATTGATACAGATTATCAATTTAAGAACATGCCAGAATCTGATTACCAAAAGTTTCATCAACATATTTATGGTAAAAAAGATACAAGAGATGCATATGTTAATGATTTTTTTTATAAAAATCAACCCCTATATATGGCTAAAGAATTAAGTGCAGAAGCCCTAAATAGTGTTAAATGGTATATTCAATGCTGTGATAATGATTATCATTCTGGTCCAAATGCAGAACTTCACATTGTATTTCGGAATAAAAAAGTAGAACATGAATATAGAGTTCTTGATGGAAAGCACAGTAATGAGTGTGTTACAAGAAGCTACAATGATGCTTTGAAATTCATTCAAAAAAATCTTTCAGGTAATTCTTTTTAA
- a CDS encoding Gfo/Idh/MocA family protein: MKRRTFIKNTGIASAGIITSSSLFGITSKTSSNSNSIVNIGVIGTGQRGTGLTSIINNIDGVRVVASSDIIPFRLENGLAKANTKPKGYKNYKDLLDNKDVDAVIIATPFSSHAKIAIDAIAAGKHVYCEKTLAKGYDDIKHLVNKTKQSKTIFQTGHQYHSSRLYTHVVDLIHSGKVGNIIAFECQWNRHGNWRRKVPDPSLEKAINWRMYKEFSGGLTAELCSHQIDFVNWVLGETPNQVMGVGGIDYWKDGRETYDNVHLIYSYPNGIKAKFTCLTSNAKDGYQIKILGDKGSIIIDAQNAWFYPEGNKNKVMGEVDGVSGATALWNKTKGYNINIEHLNPSKQALLDFKSAIINNKTPLSDITSGSKTAICVQMGLDAMYNNKIVSWNNDILL; encoded by the coding sequence ATGAAAAGGCGTACTTTTATAAAAAATACAGGTATTGCTTCTGCTGGAATTATCACCTCTAGTTCATTATTTGGAATCACTTCAAAAACGAGTAGTAATTCTAACAGTATTGTTAATATAGGGGTTATAGGAACAGGTCAAAGAGGTACAGGTTTAACATCAATAATTAATAATATTGATGGGGTTAGAGTTGTAGCTTCTTCTGACATTATTCCTTTTAGATTAGAAAATGGTTTAGCTAAAGCTAATACAAAACCTAAAGGCTATAAAAACTATAAAGATCTTTTAGATAACAAAGATGTTGATGCTGTAATTATAGCCACACCATTTAGCTCACATGCCAAAATAGCAATTGATGCAATAGCAGCAGGTAAACATGTGTATTGTGAAAAGACATTAGCAAAAGGATATGATGATATTAAACACTTGGTAAATAAAACAAAGCAATCTAAAACCATCTTTCAAACAGGACATCAGTACCACAGTTCTAGACTATACACTCATGTAGTAGATTTAATTCACTCTGGAAAAGTTGGAAATATTATTGCCTTTGAATGTCAATGGAATAGACATGGTAATTGGAGAAGAAAAGTACCAGACCCAAGCTTAGAAAAAGCCATTAACTGGAGAATGTATAAAGAATTCTCGGGAGGTTTAACGGCCGAATTATGTTCTCATCAAATTGATTTTGTGAATTGGGTTTTAGGAGAAACCCCCAATCAAGTTATGGGAGTTGGCGGTATAGACTATTGGAAAGATGGCAGAGAAACTTATGACAACGTACATCTTATATATTCCTATCCTAATGGCATTAAAGCTAAATTCACTTGTCTTACTAGTAACGCTAAAGATGGTTATCAAATAAAAATTTTAGGAGATAAAGGCTCCATAATAATTGATGCTCAAAATGCATGGTTTTACCCTGAGGGCAATAAAAATAAAGTTATGGGAGAAGTTGACGGAGTTAGTGGAGCTACTGCTTTGTGGAACAAAACAAAAGGATATAATATTAATATTGAACACCTAAACCCAAGCAAGCAAGCCTTATTAGATTTTAAATCTGCCATTATTAATAACAAAACACCGCTATCTGATATAACTTCTGGATCCAAAACAGCAATATGTGTTCAAATGGGGTTAGATGCTATGTACAACAACAAAATTGTGTCTTGGAATAATGATATATTACTTTGA